The Gloeomargarita lithophora Alchichica-D10 genomic sequence ACCATTGAGTATCATTGCCTTGACAATGGTGCCTGTTGTTAGTTTTTGCTCCCCACGGCAAGGAATTGCTTGATCTATTATTTCTACTAGCCCTATATCACCCCTGCAGTAATGCCTAGATGATCTAAATTCTTGATTTCTAAGTCCATTTCTTCCCCCCTGTCTTCAAAAAATTATTTTACCCCCCCTTTACCCTGCGAAATGTGGGTTCAATTTATAGAGGTGCCCTATACTCTTAAAGTTTTTTAAGGTCAGGGTGGTTATCATAGAATTATGTTACCGAACGCTAGAATAATTGAGATTTTATCTTGTGGAGTAATGATTGATCCATGAACCCCCGCCTTTTTTACTTTACCGCTGGCACCCAGGGCACCTGGAAAATTCGGGACATTCGCCCGCTGATCGGGGCAGGGTTGGACTGGGGAGAACGGTTAGCCGTGACCCAAGACCCCCCCACGGAGCAGGCGGCGTGGTGCTTGCGGGGCATCAAAAGCAACGAACGCTACGTCACCCGCACGGAAAAAGAGCAATTGCTGGCGATCCAGGAGGGGTTAGGCCGTCCTGCTTCCCGCTATGCCTCCCTGATCCCGATTCGCAAGCAGGCTACCTGGTGGCAAATGACCCAGGATGAGCGGCGGGCGATTTTTGAAGAGCAATCCCAACACAC encodes the following:
- a CDS encoding chlorite dismutase family protein, with amino-acid sequence MNPRLFYFTAGTQGTWKIRDIRPLIGAGLDWGERLAVTQDPPTEQAAWCLRGIKSNERYVTRTEKEQLLAIQEGLGRPASRYASLIPIRKQATWWQMTQDERRAIFEEQSQHTGNGLRYLPEIARSLHHCRDLEGVEPFDFLTWFEFAPEDEPAFDALLAEMRATPEWDFVEREVDIRLER